The following proteins are encoded in a genomic region of Mahella australiensis 50-1 BON:
- a CDS encoding ImmA/IrrE family metallo-endopeptidase, giving the protein MVNIRIRVKNLIRKYDTRNPLKIAKETGIQVIYWPFPDQTKGYSVKMLRNKFIVINSLLDDVSREVVAAHELGHAILHSSCDTYCLREYTLFPIGPYERQANIFAAELLIDEKDLNEYILCNMCNEDIASCFNVPVQLIEYKLESLR; this is encoded by the coding sequence ATGGTTAATATTCGCATCCGAGTGAAAAACCTTATACGCAAATACGATACGAGAAATCCGCTGAAAATTGCAAAAGAAACCGGTATACAGGTCATCTACTGGCCATTTCCCGATCAGACCAAAGGATACTCGGTTAAAATGCTCCGTAATAAGTTTATAGTTATAAATAGCCTGCTGGATGATGTAAGCAGAGAGGTAGTGGCCGCTCATGAACTCGGCCATGCCATATTGCATTCATCCTGCGATACATATTGCCTGCGTGAATATACTTTGTTCCCCATAGGACCGTATGAACGACAGGCAAATATTTTTGCTGCGGAACTGTTAATCGATGAAAAAGATCTGAATGAATACATACTCTGTAATATGTGCAACGAGGACATTGCGTCTTGTTTCAATGTCCCTGTTCAACTTATCGAATATAAGCTGGAATCTTTACGTTAA
- a CDS encoding S1 RNA-binding domain-containing protein has translation MAITETILVNDSWRDIYASRQSRKILTGILSAIEKYKLNGKESNCGVVFYGNDIKVIIPADEMGVREDWQVIRSMIGSEIDFIVYGIDTEEGVVAASRKAAQELRRTLELPKHKAGDIISARVVGVGRNSVIVDCYGLEVRIARNEIDYGYVGNAGDYVQIGDRVKAVIKEIDLTGDEPKVKLSLKDAKPDPFDHVPNKYKLGGEYLATVTGTPPFGIFAELEQGVSVLCPNPAWSGDEIATGNKVLVKVREINMNKRRIYGNLVRLIRRS, from the coding sequence ATGGCAATAACAGAAACTATACTGGTAAATGACAGCTGGCGCGACATATACGCATCGCGGCAGAGCAGGAAGATACTGACCGGTATTTTATCGGCAATTGAGAAGTACAAGCTAAACGGCAAAGAGAGCAACTGCGGAGTAGTATTTTACGGCAATGATATAAAAGTAATAATCCCGGCCGATGAGATGGGTGTAAGAGAAGACTGGCAGGTAATACGCTCTATGATAGGCAGCGAGATAGACTTCATCGTGTACGGCATAGACACGGAAGAAGGCGTGGTAGCCGCCTCCCGCAAAGCTGCACAGGAGCTGCGGCGTACATTGGAACTGCCGAAACACAAAGCAGGTGATATAATAAGTGCCCGTGTAGTTGGTGTAGGCAGAAACTCTGTAATAGTAGACTGCTACGGCTTGGAAGTGCGGATAGCAAGGAACGAGATAGACTACGGATATGTAGGCAATGCGGGTGATTACGTACAGATAGGAGACAGGGTAAAAGCCGTCATAAAAGAAATAGATCTGACGGGAGACGAACCCAAAGTAAAACTATCGCTGAAAGACGCCAAACCTGATCCGTTTGATCATGTGCCGAACAAATATAAGCTGGGCGGCGAATACCTGGCTACGGTAACAGGAACACCGCCATTCGGCATATTTGCGGAGTTAGAACAGGGAGTATCTGTCCTGTGCCCCAATCCGGCATGGTCAGGCGACGAGATAGCAACCGGTAATAAAGTGCTGGTCAAGGTGCGGGAAATAAACATGAACAAAAGAAGGATATACGGCAACCTGGTAAGATTGATCAGGAGGTCGTAA
- a CDS encoding helix-turn-helix domain-containing protein, whose amino-acid sequence MAEFDKEKFAELLNTAKGNRSIRKYADDSGISPAHISRLLRKITKVSPEPDTIRKLAEAAYNNVTYEDFMIAAGYIDAAPSTSRDNIPSIPAEDIEKYKISRRDIKQYEDVMQHTRAFFMNDKVSDEDKEQLMYSLMEVFLHSKKINKEKYGKKQKRIIRSEVYTAWLIFASE is encoded by the coding sequence GTGGCTGAATTTGACAAAGAAAAGTTCGCCGAATTGCTGAATACCGCAAAGGGTAATAGAAGCATAAGAAAGTATGCTGATGACAGCGGAATCAGCCCGGCTCATATATCACGGCTGCTCAGAAAGATAACCAAAGTTTCCCCCGAACCGGATACTATCAGAAAGCTGGCAGAAGCTGCTTATAATAACGTAACGTATGAGGACTTCATGATAGCTGCGGGCTATATTGATGCTGCTCCATCGACCAGCCGCGATAATATTCCTTCTATTCCTGCAGAAGATATCGAAAAATACAAGATATCAAGACGGGATATTAAGCAATACGAAGACGTAATGCAGCATACACGTGCCTTTTTCATGAATGACAAGGTTTCAGACGAAGATAAAGAGCAGCTTATGTACAGTCTCATGGAAGTCTTCCTTCACAGTAAAAAAATAAATAAGGAAAAATACGGCAAAAAACAAAAAAGGATAATAAGGAGTGAGGTGTATACCGCATGGTTAATATTCGCATCCGAGTGA
- a CDS encoding VirD4-like conjugal transfer protein, CD1115 family — MGEINYKKVWLIGLGIAAYLFISIWLLVPLIEGYNILKEASAEAPGGKLPDLSYVMTLYKDPFLCLAVLVEDRLYVPWLIISLGILGGIGIMAYSYRDKNGIEYLPEVGTHGTAGFMTKSEAEKILNLGRPNGIIFGTLDGRPVSLPDTTYLNRHVAVFGASGSMKSRAYVRTNILQLAHCGHSMVITDPKGELLRDTGNFLRQSGYNVKAFNLVAMTCSDRWNPIAEVTDDTDAQTFTEVVIANTKMPGTKGSDPFWDRAEQNLLKALVMYVVREMPIRDRHLASVYGMLAAADPKQLNKIFEKLPTAHPAKMPYNIYAQANDKVRTGVVIGLGTRLQVFQNKLVQRLTDTSDMDITLPGKKKCAYFAVFPDTDSTYDFLAGLFFSFLFMKLTRYADAKGGQGEQEVYFLLDEFPNIGSIPDFTKKISTMRSRGLHASIIFQNIAQLKNRYPNDAWQEIIGNCDSRLFLGATDVMTSQFVADLLGKSTVRTINTRKKAGLEGMFDFGDISYGTSQRNLLNADEILRLPPEKAILSLRGQRPLLLDKMDYTKHPLAKKLVPQQATEKEWACDNTPVSESPAMLDAGSGHENNKFW, encoded by the coding sequence ATGGGAGAAATTAACTACAAAAAGGTATGGTTAATCGGCCTGGGTATAGCAGCATATCTGTTCATCAGTATATGGCTGCTCGTACCGCTTATAGAAGGGTACAACATTTTGAAGGAAGCAAGCGCGGAAGCTCCGGGAGGCAAACTGCCGGATCTGTCATATGTTATGACGTTGTACAAAGACCCGTTTTTATGTCTGGCTGTGTTGGTGGAGGACAGGCTGTACGTACCGTGGCTGATAATTAGTTTAGGCATATTAGGCGGCATAGGGATAATGGCCTATTCGTACAGGGATAAAAACGGTATAGAGTACCTGCCGGAAGTCGGCACACATGGAACGGCAGGGTTTATGACGAAGAGCGAGGCAGAGAAGATACTGAACTTAGGCAGGCCGAACGGGATAATATTCGGCACGCTTGACGGCCGGCCGGTCAGCCTGCCGGATACGACATACCTGAACCGTCATGTGGCGGTGTTCGGCGCAAGCGGCAGCATGAAATCCAGGGCATATGTAAGGACAAACATATTACAATTAGCGCATTGCGGGCACAGCATGGTAATAACCGACCCGAAAGGGGAATTGTTGCGCGACACGGGCAATTTTCTGAGGCAATCGGGATATAACGTCAAAGCGTTCAATCTTGTAGCCATGACATGCTCGGACAGATGGAACCCGATAGCGGAAGTGACGGACGATACGGACGCGCAGACATTCACCGAAGTAGTAATAGCCAATACAAAGATGCCCGGGACAAAAGGCAGCGATCCGTTCTGGGACAGGGCGGAGCAGAACCTGCTTAAGGCGCTGGTGATGTACGTGGTCAGAGAAATGCCGATTCGGGACAGGCATCTGGCATCGGTATACGGTATGCTAGCGGCAGCTGATCCGAAACAGCTAAACAAAATCTTCGAAAAATTGCCCACGGCCCATCCGGCCAAGATGCCGTACAACATATATGCCCAGGCAAACGATAAGGTGAGAACCGGTGTGGTGATAGGGCTCGGCACCAGGCTGCAGGTATTCCAGAATAAACTTGTACAACGGCTGACTGATACGAGCGATATGGACATAACATTACCGGGCAAGAAGAAATGCGCATATTTCGCGGTATTTCCGGATACGGACAGCACATACGACTTTTTAGCCGGCTTATTTTTCTCATTCTTGTTCATGAAACTGACAAGATATGCGGATGCGAAAGGCGGGCAAGGAGAACAGGAAGTATATTTTCTGCTGGACGAATTTCCGAATATCGGATCCATACCGGACTTTACCAAAAAGATAAGCACCATGAGGTCGCGGGGATTACATGCCAGCATAATATTTCAGAACATAGCGCAGCTGAAGAACAGGTATCCGAACGACGCATGGCAGGAGATAATAGGCAACTGCGACAGCAGACTGTTTTTAGGAGCAACGGATGTGATGACATCGCAATTTGTGGCGGATCTGCTGGGCAAGAGCACCGTCAGGACAATCAACACACGCAAGAAAGCCGGACTGGAAGGCATGTTTGATTTTGGAGACATTTCATACGGTACTTCGCAACGCAATCTGCTAAACGCGGACGAGATATTACGGCTGCCCCCGGAGAAAGCCATATTATCTCTGCGGGGCCAAAGACCGCTTCTGCTGGATAAGATGGATTACACAAAACACCCTCTGGCAAAGAAGCTGGTACCGCAACAAGCTACAGAGAAAGAATGGGCATGTGACAACACGCCGGTATCAGAGAGTCCAGCCATGCTCGATGCAGGCTCAGGGCATGAAAATAATAAATTTTGGTAA
- a CDS encoding DUF5697 family protein — MVYVQSDREKRIISFIQEYRTVTARQIKDFTGASDKLLDRITHTHRIQKDGDVYYVGHQPDMNMIKAMAVLIHFKKDIEWHLRADFPFYITFYMHNKTFDVTLIKSGEEAMMSAAINRAQHVERIIAAVEDINSIKQLDINIPVRYCTIDPVTFYVMRNGNIETEQ, encoded by the coding sequence ATGGTATACGTACAATCCGACAGAGAAAAACGCATAATATCATTCATACAAGAATACCGGACCGTAACAGCCCGGCAAATCAAAGATTTTACCGGGGCCTCGGACAAGCTGTTAGACAGGATAACTCATACCCATCGTATACAAAAAGACGGGGATGTGTACTACGTAGGCCATCAGCCGGACATGAACATGATCAAAGCCATGGCTGTGTTGATACACTTCAAGAAAGACATTGAGTGGCACTTAAGAGCGGACTTCCCGTTTTACATCACGTTTTACATGCACAATAAGACATTTGACGTAACGCTGATAAAAAGCGGAGAAGAGGCCATGATGAGCGCGGCAATAAACCGTGCGCAGCATGTAGAACGGATAATAGCTGCAGTAGAAGATATAAACAGCATAAAGCAGCTTGATATAAATATACCGGTAAGGTACTGCACCATTGACCCGGTCACGTTTTATGTTATGCGAAACGGCAATATAGAAACGGAACAATAG